From a region of the Seleniivibrio woodruffii genome:
- a CDS encoding dihydrofolate reductase, protein MKELYLIAAMTKDRVIGSDGKMPWHIPQDLKMFRKITTGNIVVMGRKTYESIGKPLPERENIVLSHTPVEGVTVCGSILEAVRIGELSDKKLFFIGGAEVYGQVINIVSHMLISWINGSHKGDSYFPEIDFSEWHEADKAYYDDFTMVHYTRRQSSSYSLI, encoded by the coding sequence ATGAAAGAACTTTATCTGATAGCCGCAATGACAAAGGACAGAGTTATCGGTTCCGATGGAAAAATGCCATGGCATATTCCTCAGGATCTTAAGATGTTCAGGAAGATAACCACAGGAAATATAGTCGTCATGGGAAGAAAAACCTATGAATCCATCGGAAAGCCGCTGCCGGAAAGGGAGAATATAGTCCTGTCTCACACACCGGTTGAAGGGGTTACAGTCTGCGGATCAATTCTGGAAGCTGTGAGAATAGGGGAGCTGTCTGATAAAAAGCTGTTTTTCATTGGCGGGGCAGAGGTTTACGGTCAGGTGATAAATATAGTGTCACACATGCTTATCTCATGGATCAACGGCAGCCACAAAGGTGACAGCTATTTTCCCGAAATAGATTTTTCAGAGTGGCACGAAGCGGATAAAGCATATTACGACGACTTCACAATGGTTCACTACACCCGTCGGCAAAGTTCCTCATACAGCCTGATATAG
- a CDS encoding TIGR04283 family arsenosugar biosynthesis glycosyltransferase has translation MKISVIIPVFNEQNTIDETINRISAHEIIVSDCNNATNDAITAQNIIKITSKQGRSAQMNSGAKYATGDVLLFLHADTVLPENWHSLIENALKNADYGAFSLGIDNKRPIYRIIEALVNLRTRITRIPYGDQAIFMKKEHFKGYEDYPLFEDFRLMQDAKRAGLRFALIKDRVKTSARRWEKEGVMHTTIRNWLITIRYLTGTHPDELKRYYGDGR, from the coding sequence GTGAAAATTTCGGTCATAATTCCGGTCTTTAACGAGCAAAATACCATCGATGAAACGATAAACCGGATTTCTGCCCACGAAATAATAGTATCAGATTGCAATAATGCTACTAATGACGCAATAACAGCTCAAAATATCATCAAAATCACATCAAAACAGGGCAGAAGCGCACAAATGAACTCTGGTGCAAAATATGCAACCGGAGACGTTCTGCTGTTTCTCCATGCTGACACAGTTTTACCCGAAAACTGGCACTCATTAATTGAAAACGCTCTGAAAAATGCCGACTACGGAGCATTCTCCCTGGGAATTGACAACAAAAGGCCTATATATCGTATTATAGAGGCTCTTGTGAACCTGCGGACACGGATAACACGCATTCCATACGGCGATCAGGCCATTTTCATGAAAAAAGAGCACTTCAAAGGCTATGAAGACTATCCGCTGTTTGAAGATTTCAGACTGATGCAGGATGCCAAAAGAGCCGGATTACGGTTCGCTTTGATAAAAGATAGGGTAAAAACCTCCGCAAGACGATGGGAGAAAGAGGGAGTTATGCATACAACCATCAGAAATTGGCTGATAACAATCAGATATCTCACAGGAACCCATCCTGACGAGCTTAAAAGATATTACGGTGACGGAAGATGA
- a CDS encoding TVP38/TMEM64 family protein — MLKKSVLLIMVVFCIILLRNSPYADIITFDYLKTHADELKYYVHGHYAASVLMYLAGYFVFTAFALPGAIVLSLFGGYVFGVAAGLPMAICASTAGASAAFFMSRYLFGGYIQSKYAVQLDYFNKELSANGHLYMLTLRLIPIFPFFLINILAGLTKIPFRTFLWTTAAGMFPAGFVIFLAGSRLSEINSPGDIFSQKMLIVLVLFGALALLPVIYNKIRSKK, encoded by the coding sequence ATGCTTAAAAAATCTGTACTTCTGATAATGGTCGTTTTCTGCATAATTCTGCTCAGAAACAGCCCTTACGCAGACATCATCACATTCGATTATCTTAAAACCCATGCTGACGAGCTGAAATACTATGTGCACGGGCACTATGCCGCATCAGTCCTGATGTATCTGGCGGGATATTTCGTTTTCACAGCCTTTGCTCTGCCGGGAGCAATCGTTCTGAGTCTCTTCGGAGGTTATGTTTTCGGTGTTGCGGCAGGTCTGCCCATGGCGATATGCGCATCCACAGCAGGAGCGTCTGCGGCGTTTTTTATGTCGAGATACCTGTTCGGCGGCTATATCCAGAGCAAATATGCCGTTCAGCTGGACTATTTCAACAAGGAACTTTCCGCAAACGGCCATCTCTATATGCTGACACTCAGACTGATCCCGATTTTTCCGTTTTTTCTAATCAACATATTGGCAGGGCTGACAAAAATACCATTCAGAACCTTCCTCTGGACAACAGCCGCAGGTATGTTTCCGGCAGGATTTGTAATATTTCTGGCAGGCAGCAGGTTAAGTGAGATAAATTCTCCTGGAGATATCTTCTCACAAAAGATGCTCATTGTTCTTGTGCTGTTCGGCGCTCTTGCATTGCTCCCCGTCATTTATAATAAAATCAGGTCAAAAAAGTGA
- a CDS encoding TIGR04282 family arsenosugar biosynthesis glycosyltransferase: MQNNACIVFLKYPEAGRVKTRLGSRIGMEKAAEIYKKLAETTVKNCKSDKYALFLAIEPFEMRLEFEKWLGKYDFIPQKSSDLGERMKSAMEYAFKGGFQKCVIAGSDIPLLNKNIIENGLAELDSSDAVFGKAKDGGYYLVGMSAESKEYSIFTNMIWSTDSVLEISLKRLGDAGKSCQLLQTLADIDTEEDLKAFGAGYA, encoded by the coding sequence ATGCAAAATAACGCATGCATAGTTTTCCTGAAATATCCTGAAGCAGGAAGGGTGAAAACCCGTCTTGGCAGCCGGATAGGCATGGAAAAAGCCGCCGAAATCTACAAAAAGCTCGCTGAAACCACCGTCAAAAACTGTAAGAGCGATAAATACGCCCTTTTTCTGGCAATTGAACCGTTCGAAATGAGGCTTGAGTTTGAAAAATGGCTCGGAAAATACGATTTCATCCCCCAGAAAAGCTCAGACCTCGGTGAAAGGATGAAAAGCGCCATGGAATATGCATTTAAAGGCGGATTTCAGAAATGCGTCATAGCGGGCAGTGATATACCATTGCTGAATAAAAATATAATTGAAAACGGATTGGCAGAACTTGACAGTTCTGATGCTGTTTTCGGAAAAGCGAAAGACGGCGGTTACTACCTTGTGGGCATGTCTGCGGAATCAAAAGAATATTCAATATTTACCAATATGATATGGAGCACAGACTCGGTACTGGAAATCTCACTGAAACGTCTTGGTGATGCAGGAAAAAGCTGTCAGCTGCTTCAAACTCTTGCAGACATCGACACAGAGGAAGACCTCAAAGCTTTCGGAGCCGGCTATGCTTAA
- a CDS encoding methyltransferase family protein, whose translation MTELHLSIYLILYCLLHSLLAEKKLMGRLYDNWWFRFFYVCQSLILLIPVGFIYSGIDHKPFFTPMFISRIILWMITFYGIGFGIIAAKSYDNMFFLGISQIKAHLRGEKLPVQPKKLKTEGALAVVRHPYYTAALLIIWSRPMNRTDLIINLILTAYFILGYKNEERKLIEEFGQEYVDYKKRVPALIPRFGAKNAK comes from the coding sequence TTGACAGAATTACATCTTTCTATCTATCTGATACTATATTGCCTTCTGCATAGCCTTCTGGCCGAAAAAAAACTCATGGGCAGGCTCTACGACAACTGGTGGTTCAGATTTTTTTATGTCTGCCAATCGCTTATCCTTCTGATACCTGTAGGGTTCATCTATTCGGGAATAGACCATAAACCATTTTTCACGCCCATGTTCATTTCCCGGATAATTCTATGGATGATAACTTTTTACGGAATAGGGTTCGGCATTATTGCGGCAAAGTCATACGATAACATGTTTTTCTTAGGGATTTCACAGATAAAGGCTCACCTCAGAGGTGAAAAACTGCCCGTTCAGCCGAAAAAACTCAAAACCGAAGGTGCCTTAGCCGTTGTCAGACACCCTTACTACACAGCGGCACTGCTCATCATCTGGTCAAGACCTATGAACCGCACCGATCTTATCATAAACCTGATTCTGACGGCTTATTTTATTCTGGGATATAAGAACGAGGAGCGAAAACTCATTGAAGAGTTCGGACAGGAATATGTGGACTACAAAAAGAGGGTTCCGGCTCTGATACCCCGTTTCGGGGCGAAAAATGCAAAATAA
- the ptsP gene encoding phosphoenolpyruvate--protein phosphotransferase: MKKIELLLGISDIILNSDDTNTTLSNIAAYVKDAIGSDVCSIYLKNGRRLALAATEGLSENAVGSISLGFDEGLTGLTFSENRYTFIRNAKNHEKFHYFPGINEEPYQTFIGVPLKSREHEFGVLVFQFRKNKINTDTLQKLLTAVAAQVSGLVLRHYLFQQDESEKLDYSERTEKGIPLSSGIAMGEPVMVLSKLVEKTHDNISPEEELIEFKNAVEKTTNDLKELINKMEVSSQEIASGIFETHLMMLNDISFKRDIETHIAERRKSASFSVRHVADKYIRRFRSINDTYLKERAQDIEDIATRLLEHLGAVSKETNLTDNSVIFANRLTPGETATLDLERVSGFVTEKDGVTSHTAILAKSRKIPAVTGITNIHHKLESAQSVIVDGYDGVVIFNPSQETIEKYKTKMTAKHTQPEGRDIACQLVPLKDGSMVHFYANISSVLDSEKAGQFCAEGIGLVRTEIFYLRQDVPFTIENQIEIYREIMRAFTDKHVVFRLLDIGSDKKSAYEADEDNPALGNRGVRLLLTDYKHMLDDQLKALITLHKTYPNIKILVPFIADVEEFFKVKNRAKEIAAELELPLPDFGVMLEIPSVIYQIEQMEGECSFFSIGTNDMFQYFFALDRGNPMVSSLYKLDNPAFLSLLRRILERAKSINTPVEICGEMAADPEILVKLIEIGYRDFSVSPYAISELKHHLLNTVINT, translated from the coding sequence ATGAAAAAGATTGAACTGCTTCTCGGCATCAGCGATATAATCCTTAACTCTGACGACACGAACACAACTCTGTCCAACATTGCGGCATATGTTAAGGATGCCATCGGCAGTGACGTCTGCTCAATCTATCTCAAAAACGGCAGAAGACTGGCACTTGCGGCCACAGAAGGCCTCAGCGAGAACGCAGTCGGCAGCATTTCCCTCGGTTTTGATGAAGGTCTGACAGGGCTTACATTCTCTGAAAACAGGTACACCTTCATCAGAAATGCAAAAAACCACGAAAAATTCCATTACTTTCCCGGCATAAACGAAGAACCTTATCAGACATTTATCGGAGTTCCGCTTAAAAGCAGGGAACACGAATTCGGAGTTCTGGTATTCCAGTTCCGCAAAAACAAAATCAACACCGACACCCTGCAGAAACTGCTGACGGCAGTTGCGGCGCAGGTTTCGGGACTCGTTCTGCGCCATTATCTCTTTCAGCAGGACGAATCTGAAAAACTGGACTATTCCGAACGGACTGAAAAGGGTATCCCGCTATCAAGCGGCATAGCCATGGGTGAACCTGTCATGGTTCTCTCGAAGCTGGTTGAAAAGACACACGACAACATATCTCCTGAAGAGGAACTGATCGAATTCAAGAATGCAGTCGAAAAAACCACAAACGACCTTAAAGAACTGATAAACAAAATGGAAGTCAGCAGTCAGGAGATTGCGTCAGGCATATTTGAAACCCACCTGATGATGCTGAACGACATTTCCTTCAAAAGAGATATAGAAACCCACATAGCCGAGCGCAGAAAAAGTGCTTCTTTCAGCGTCCGCCACGTTGCTGATAAATATATCCGCAGATTCCGCTCCATAAACGACACCTACCTGAAAGAACGTGCGCAGGATATAGAGGATATAGCCACAAGGCTTCTGGAGCATCTGGGAGCAGTCAGCAAGGAGACCAATCTCACTGATAACAGTGTGATTTTTGCCAACAGGCTGACACCGGGAGAAACTGCAACCCTTGACCTTGAAAGGGTGAGCGGGTTTGTGACGGAGAAGGACGGCGTAACCAGTCACACGGCAATTCTGGCAAAAAGCCGGAAGATTCCAGCTGTTACCGGAATAACCAATATTCATCATAAACTTGAGTCGGCTCAATCTGTAATCGTCGACGGCTACGATGGCGTGGTCATCTTCAACCCGTCGCAGGAAACCATTGAAAAATATAAAACAAAAATGACCGCCAAGCATACCCAGCCGGAAGGAAGGGATATTGCATGTCAGCTTGTGCCGCTGAAAGACGGCTCAATGGTGCATTTCTATGCAAACATTTCCAGCGTCCTTGATTCTGAAAAGGCAGGCCAGTTCTGCGCAGAGGGAATAGGGCTGGTGCGCACGGAAATTTTCTATCTGCGTCAGGATGTTCCGTTCACGATAGAAAACCAGATAGAGATTTACAGAGAGATAATGAGGGCGTTCACCGACAAGCATGTGGTGTTCCGCCTGCTTGATATCGGTTCGGACAAAAAGTCCGCATATGAAGCGGATGAGGACAACCCCGCTCTGGGCAACAGAGGCGTAAGGCTTCTGCTCACAGACTATAAACACATGCTGGACGATCAGCTCAAAGCACTTATAACACTGCATAAAACATACCCTAATATAAAGATTCTGGTTCCGTTCATTGCGGACGTTGAAGAGTTTTTCAAGGTAAAGAACAGAGCAAAAGAGATAGCCGCAGAGCTTGAGCTCCCTCTGCCTGATTTCGGCGTTATGCTGGAAATCCCGTCTGTTATCTATCAGATAGAGCAGATGGAGGGTGAATGTTCATTCTTCAGCATCGGAACAAACGACATGTTCCAGTATTTCTTCGCTCTGGACAGGGGCAACCCCATGGTCAGTTCACTTTACAAGCTCGATAATCCGGCATTCCTGAGCCTTCTGCGCCGTATTCTCGAACGTGCGAAGAGCATAAACACTCCGGTGGAAATATGCGGCGAAATGGCGGCCGACCCGGAGATCCTCGTAAAACTTATTGAAATAGGCTACAGAGACTTCAGCGTCAGCCCATATGCAATAAGCGAGCTTAAGCACCATCTTCTTAATACGGTAATAAATACTTGA
- a CDS encoding 1,4-dihydroxy-6-naphthoate synthase → MIKLKLGISTCPNDTYIFGAMIKGLVEHRFDLDVYMDDVQVLNKLAIDGRADFIKVSYGVVPHVMDRYKVLKAGGALGFGCGPLVVSAEDVPVESLRGNKIAIPGVNTSAFRFFKMFFGEDFEFVELRFDLIMPAIAAKQVAAGVIIHEGRFIYEQQGLKKLCDLGELYEKKFSSPIPLGAIIIRNELLEYAAEITETIRKSIRFADENYEKIEDFVRFHAQELDDSVVKNHIQLYVNKYSKDVEPAIDGLCSFLGADRSVFV, encoded by the coding sequence ATGATAAAGCTGAAACTGGGCATTTCTACATGCCCCAACGATACTTACATCTTCGGAGCCATGATAAAGGGACTGGTTGAACACAGATTCGATCTGGACGTTTATATGGACGATGTTCAGGTGCTCAACAAACTTGCCATTGATGGCAGGGCGGACTTTATAAAAGTGTCATACGGCGTTGTGCCCCATGTTATGGACAGATATAAGGTGTTGAAGGCCGGCGGCGCACTCGGATTCGGCTGCGGCCCCCTTGTGGTCTCTGCGGAAGATGTGCCTGTTGAATCTCTCCGTGGCAATAAGATAGCCATTCCAGGCGTAAATACCAGCGCATTCAGGTTTTTCAAAATGTTCTTCGGAGAGGATTTTGAGTTTGTCGAACTCCGCTTCGACCTCATTATGCCTGCAATAGCCGCAAAACAGGTGGCCGCAGGGGTTATAATCCACGAAGGCAGATTTATCTATGAACAGCAGGGGCTTAAGAAACTCTGCGATCTCGGCGAACTGTACGAGAAAAAATTCAGCTCCCCCATACCTCTTGGCGCCATAATAATCCGCAATGAGCTTCTGGAGTATGCCGCCGAGATAACTGAGACCATCAGGAAATCCATCAGGTTTGCAGACGAAAATTATGAAAAAATAGAGGATTTTGTCAGATTCCACGCTCAGGAGTTGGATGACTCCGTCGTAAAAAATCATATACAACTGTACGTTAACAAATATTCAAAGGACGTTGAACCTGCCATCGACGGTTTATGCTCCTTTTTAGGAGCGGACAGGTCTGTATTTGTTTGA
- a CDS encoding MlaD family protein: MKMGLEAKVGLFVVGCLLLIGAMSMKLVDFSFTKSSGVHIKAIVDDASGLTKDAGVIFSGVEVGKVKDITLENGKAVVDMLLDPQYTLPSNLVLAVRSKGFLGEKYAELKVAGGKAEGVISNGATIASESAGTDFDQLSNKIGDIADDIKAITSSLRKVLATNEAQDNMATTISNIRDITDAVNSIVKNNENRVNAIMYNVDRLTEQLADVTTANAQNINQIIANINAITKDMRAETPAIAKNLSNITGDVNEIVSGNKDDISNTIKTMNRVTEKLEKTVDNINGISGKINEGKGTIGKLVNDETTVDNLNGALVGLKDTLGKLNEFKVDLAFFAERYGQTDEGKGHATIKITPSKERYYLLGLSSHPDGLEKKTITNEVVTYPNGEDGGTDGDYVRNTVTKKRTPGAMTFTAMYANRFWDNYFFRVGLKESEAGVGIDYHPLKDEDKLVLSADLFDFPNKDEDRKAHAKATAKYVFYKNLFMQAGYDNFLNKDDKSWFVGGGVQFRDDDLKYLLGKVPLPN; this comes from the coding sequence ATGAAAATGGGACTTGAGGCTAAAGTAGGATTATTTGTGGTGGGCTGTCTGCTGCTTATAGGTGCCATGTCGATGAAACTGGTGGATTTTTCTTTCACCAAAAGCAGCGGCGTGCACATTAAAGCCATTGTCGATGACGCTTCCGGCCTGACTAAGGACGCAGGAGTTATTTTCAGCGGCGTTGAAGTAGGCAAGGTGAAGGATATCACTCTGGAGAACGGAAAGGCCGTTGTAGACATGCTTCTCGATCCTCAGTATACACTGCCTTCAAACCTTGTGCTTGCTGTACGCTCGAAAGGATTTCTGGGTGAGAAATATGCCGAACTGAAAGTTGCAGGCGGCAAAGCGGAAGGAGTCATTTCAAACGGAGCAACAATAGCCTCCGAATCCGCAGGAACTGATTTCGACCAGCTCAGCAACAAGATAGGCGATATTGCGGACGACATTAAAGCTATCACATCCTCGCTCCGCAAAGTCCTTGCGACCAACGAAGCACAGGACAACATGGCCACAACCATTTCAAACATCAGAGACATCACTGATGCGGTGAACTCTATAGTCAAAAACAACGAAAACCGTGTTAATGCAATAATGTACAACGTTGACAGGCTGACAGAACAGCTTGCCGATGTCACAACTGCAAACGCACAGAACATAAACCAGATAATCGCTAACATAAACGCCATCACAAAGGACATGAGAGCCGAGACTCCGGCCATTGCAAAAAACCTTTCAAACATAACAGGTGACGTTAACGAGATAGTCAGCGGCAACAAAGACGATATCTCCAATACCATCAAAACTATGAACAGGGTCACAGAGAAGCTTGAGAAGACTGTGGACAACATAAACGGAATCTCAGGCAAGATAAACGAAGGCAAAGGAACCATAGGCAAACTGGTTAACGATGAAACCACAGTGGACAACCTGAACGGTGCTCTTGTGGGTCTGAAAGACACTCTGGGCAAGCTTAACGAGTTCAAGGTAGACCTTGCTTTCTTCGCAGAAAGATACGGCCAGACAGACGAAGGCAAAGGCCACGCAACAATAAAGATAACACCTAGCAAAGAGAGATACTACCTTCTTGGACTTTCCAGCCATCCTGATGGTCTGGAGAAAAAGACTATCACAAATGAAGTTGTAACATACCCTAACGGAGAAGATGGCGGTACTGATGGTGACTATGTAAGAAACACTGTCACCAAAAAACGCACACCCGGTGCTATGACATTCACAGCTATGTATGCCAACAGATTCTGGGACAACTACTTCTTCCGTGTGGGTCTGAAAGAGTCCGAGGCGGGAGTGGGTATCGACTATCACCCTTTGAAGGATGAGGATAAGCTGGTGCTCTCTGCCGACCTGTTCGACTTCCCCAACAAAGACGAAGACAGAAAAGCCCACGCAAAGGCAACGGCTAAATATGTATTCTATAAAAACCTTTTCATGCAGGCAGGTTACGACAACTTCCTCAACAAAGACGATAAGTCATGGTTTGTGGGCGGCGGCGTTCAGTTCCGTGACGACGACCTGAAATATCTGCTCGGCAAAGTGCCGCTTCCTAACTGA
- a CDS encoding ABC transporter ATP-binding protein has product MEYAIECIDLHKSFGSHKIHKGIDFKIVKGAITYIIGPSGTGKSVLLKQICGLMPPTRGKVLVNGQDITVMSQNELVQMRKKFGILFQNAALFDSMNVYENVAFPLVEHTKLPKEEIDKIVAEKLRLVGLRDVEKKLPSELSGGMKKRVGLARAIALEPEIMLYDEPTTGLDPIMCDVVDNLINDTQKQLGITSVVISHDIESTLKIADYIAMLYDGKVVLYGPTEVFKTTDNPYVKQFFSASKEGPIKIM; this is encoded by the coding sequence ATGGAATACGCAATAGAATGTATCGACCTGCATAAAAGTTTCGGCTCCCACAAGATCCACAAAGGCATCGACTTTAAGATAGTCAAGGGAGCCATAACATACATAATAGGTCCTTCCGGAACGGGTAAATCCGTCCTGCTAAAGCAAATATGCGGGCTTATGCCGCCGACCAGAGGAAAGGTTCTGGTGAACGGTCAGGATATCACCGTTATGAGCCAGAACGAGCTTGTGCAGATGCGCAAAAAATTCGGTATACTTTTTCAGAACGCCGCACTGTTCGACTCTATGAACGTATACGAGAACGTGGCTTTCCCCCTTGTTGAGCATACCAAACTGCCAAAAGAGGAGATTGACAAAATCGTTGCTGAAAAGCTCCGTCTGGTGGGCTTGAGGGACGTTGAAAAGAAACTCCCCTCCGAACTTTCAGGCGGTATGAAAAAGAGGGTGGGGCTTGCCCGTGCAATAGCCCTTGAGCCGGAAATAATGCTTTACGATGAACCGACTACAGGTCTTGACCCCATCATGTGCGATGTGGTGGACAACCTGATAAACGATACTCAGAAACAACTGGGAATAACCTCAGTTGTTATCTCCCACGACATAGAGAGTACGCTGAAAATTGCGGACTACATCGCTATGCTCTATGACGGAAAGGTCGTGCTTTACGGCCCGACAGAAGTTTTCAAAACCACTGATAACCCTTATGTGAAGCAGTTCTTCTCCGCTTCAAAAGAAGGGCCGATCAAAATAATGTAG
- a CDS encoding MlaE family ABC transporter permease: MDKFFSFFGRPLVSVVEVSGHMALLFYTTIKLMFKKPFRTKLLIKQMEFIGVNSMSVIILTGSFTGMVFAFQSYIGFHKFGAEQLVGTVVALAMARELGPVLSAIMVAARAGSAITAEIGTMKVTEQVDALNAMAVDPVHYLFVPRILAGIIVMPMLNAITVLCGVIGGYLVSIKVLGINKTLYLDYMYTYIEFDDFMNGMIKSVVFGAIVTLVGCYKGFMTRGGAEGVGRATTESVVMACVLILVFDYILTAFMF, translated from the coding sequence ATGGATAAATTTTTCAGTTTTTTCGGAAGACCGCTTGTAAGTGTTGTTGAGGTTTCGGGGCATATGGCCCTTTTGTTTTACACTACGATTAAACTTATGTTTAAGAAACCTTTCCGCACAAAACTCCTCATCAAGCAGATGGAGTTCATCGGCGTAAATTCCATGTCCGTAATAATCCTGACAGGAAGCTTTACGGGGATGGTGTTTGCGTTTCAGAGTTATATCGGCTTCCATAAATTCGGTGCGGAACAGCTTGTGGGCACAGTTGTTGCCCTTGCAATGGCCAGAGAACTGGGACCGGTGCTTTCGGCCATTATGGTCGCCGCCCGTGCAGGCTCGGCCATTACAGCCGAGATAGGCACAATGAAGGTCACGGAACAGGTCGATGCGCTGAACGCTATGGCGGTTGATCCCGTACACTACCTTTTCGTACCGAGGATTCTCGCCGGAATAATCGTCATGCCTATGCTGAACGCAATAACAGTTCTTTGCGGTGTAATAGGCGGCTACTTGGTTAGCATAAAAGTTCTTGGAATAAACAAAACGCTTTATCTTGATTATATGTACACTTACATAGAGTTTGATGACTTCATGAACGGGATGATCAAATCCGTTGTTTTCGGAGCCATAGTTACTCTGGTGGGATGCTACAAAGGATTTATGACCCGTGGCGGAGCGGAAGGGGTCGGCAGGGCAACAACGGAATCAGTGGTTATGGCCTGCGTGCTTATTCTTGTTTTTGACTATATACTTACAGCGTTTATGTTCTAG
- the alr gene encoding alanine racemase yields the protein MTKTKIKSLRPTYAEIDLKAFGHNIEQAREKAGTDIIAIVKADGYGHGAMKLAAYAYEKHRVKKFGVATILEGMILREYLGSEPMIFILGYVDGDFFDDVLEYNLVLTMVDEKFASAFNRFLGKMNRTAYVSVKIDTGMNRLGFSPEMPFSDFLAKYENLRPIHVMSHLSSSDSDVDYSNEQIRIFDTYIVNNGITCNTSLFNSSGVSGFNNKFSLVRPGLMLYGYLYGENNVTLRKVMSIHSKVVHVKQIRKGESISYNRRFFAQADMTYGVVPIGYADGYQRSFSNVSHMLVNGVKCPVVGSVCMDMTMIDLSGVDTNSEMHVEILGENITADMWADWAGTISYEMLCGISDRIPRIYLG from the coding sequence ATGACAAAGACTAAGATTAAATCACTAAGACCAACTTACGCCGAAATCGACCTTAAGGCATTCGGACACAACATTGAACAGGCCAGAGAGAAGGCCGGAACGGACATTATAGCCATCGTTAAAGCCGACGGCTACGGACACGGGGCGATGAAACTCGCCGCATACGCTTATGAAAAGCACAGGGTTAAAAAATTCGGCGTAGCCACTATCCTTGAGGGGATGATCCTGCGTGAATATCTCGGCTCGGAGCCTATGATTTTCATTCTGGGATACGTTGACGGCGATTTTTTTGACGATGTGCTCGAGTACAACCTTGTGCTCACCATGGTGGACGAAAAGTTCGCCTCCGCATTCAACAGGTTTCTCGGCAAAATGAACCGCACAGCCTATGTGTCTGTCAAGATTGACACAGGGATGAACAGGCTCGGCTTTTCGCCGGAAATGCCTTTCAGCGATTTTCTTGCGAAATATGAAAATCTCAGACCCATCCATGTGATGAGTCACCTGTCGTCGTCGGATTCGGATGTGGATTACTCTAACGAACAAATCCGTATTTTCGACACATATATCGTTAACAACGGAATCACCTGCAACACCAGCCTTTTCAACTCTTCGGGCGTTTCCGGATTTAACAATAAATTTTCACTGGTCAGACCGGGTTTAATGCTTTACGGCTACCTTTACGGTGAAAATAATGTTACACTCAGAAAAGTCATGAGCATCCATTCGAAAGTTGTTCATGTCAAACAGATAAGAAAGGGCGAATCGATAAGCTATAACAGGCGGTTCTTCGCTCAGGCAGATATGACATACGGCGTTGTTCCAATTGGCTATGCCGACGGTTATCAGCGCAGTTTTTCAAACGTCAGCCACATGCTTGTTAACGGCGTCAAATGCCCTGTGGTGGGCTCTGTGTGCATGGATATGACCATGATAGACCTTTCAGGGGTTGACACCAACTCAGAGATGCACGTCGAAATTCTGGGCGAAAACATCACCGCCGACATGTGGGCGGACTGGGCAGGAACCATATCATATGAAATGCTTTGCGGCATTTCTGACAGGATACCGAGAATATATCTTGGCTAA